From a single Streptomyces sp. 1331.2 genomic region:
- a CDS encoding MFS transporter has product MATSETRSPRRAGYILALLAFTQFIVTIDYNIVYVALPDIGRELGFSAQSLQWVVSAYAVALGGLLLFGGRAVDRIGPRRMLVTGLVIYALSSLAGGLAQNAVLLVAARAAQGVGGALLTPATLMLVFTTFAAGPERNRATSVWGAMGSAGLAAGSLLGGVLTSAFGWSWVFFVNVPLALGTAFAATRVLPADRPLGNGRSFDALGAVVATIGSTLLVFGLVSGPDKGWGSIEGAGALAVGAVLLAVFVLIENSSSDPLVPLKLFRLRGLIVAMLALIVFQASSGGTYYLLTTYLQNVLNYGPLTAGLAFLPPTVACMLVAMKLNARVLGWLGVRTTLFWGSVGTAVGLAAIIAGMSAHGSYWAVLPGVVIWGAGGGFAFPSLFVAIASSGAEPAQQGVASALASTCRQIGGALGLAALVAVANSRAGSAPDTTALVGGLQTAGWVAAVGTLGGAFIGLALKKQPKPTPAPATTATTATEEVATDLTEAASHAG; this is encoded by the coding sequence ATGGCTACTTCAGAAACCCGATCGCCACGGCGGGCCGGGTACATCCTCGCCCTGCTGGCGTTCACCCAGTTCATCGTCACCATCGACTACAACATCGTCTACGTGGCGCTGCCCGACATCGGTCGCGAACTCGGCTTCTCCGCCCAGTCGTTGCAGTGGGTCGTGAGCGCCTACGCGGTCGCGCTCGGTGGCCTGCTGCTGTTCGGCGGCCGCGCCGTCGACCGGATCGGCCCGCGCCGCATGCTGGTCACCGGCCTGGTGATCTACGCCCTCTCCTCGCTCGCCGGCGGACTCGCGCAGAACGCCGTGCTGCTGGTGGCCGCCCGCGCGGCCCAGGGCGTGGGCGGCGCGCTGCTCACCCCGGCGACCCTGATGCTCGTCTTCACCACCTTCGCCGCGGGCCCGGAGCGCAACCGCGCCACCTCCGTGTGGGGTGCCATGGGCAGCGCCGGCCTGGCCGCGGGCTCGCTCCTCGGCGGGGTGCTGACCAGCGCCTTCGGCTGGAGCTGGGTCTTCTTCGTGAACGTCCCGCTCGCGCTGGGCACCGCCTTCGCCGCCACCCGGGTCCTGCCCGCCGACCGTCCGCTGGGCAACGGCCGCAGCTTCGACGCGCTCGGGGCCGTGGTCGCCACCATCGGCTCGACGCTGCTGGTGTTCGGCCTGGTCAGCGGCCCGGACAAGGGCTGGGGCTCGATCGAGGGCGCCGGCGCCCTTGCGGTCGGCGCGGTGCTGCTGGCGGTCTTCGTCCTGATCGAGAACAGCTCCAGCGACCCGCTGGTGCCGCTGAAGCTGTTCCGCCTGCGGGGCCTCATCGTCGCCATGCTGGCGCTGATCGTCTTCCAGGCCTCCTCGGGCGGCACCTACTACCTGCTCACCACCTACCTGCAGAACGTGCTCAACTACGGCCCGCTGACCGCGGGTCTGGCCTTCCTGCCGCCGACCGTCGCCTGCATGCTGGTGGCGATGAAGCTCAACGCCCGCGTGCTGGGCTGGCTCGGCGTCCGCACCACGCTCTTCTGGGGCTCGGTCGGAACCGCCGTCGGGCTGGCCGCGATCATCGCCGGCATGTCCGCGCACGGCTCCTACTGGGCGGTGCTGCCGGGCGTGGTGATCTGGGGTGCGGGTGGCGGCTTCGCCTTCCCGTCGCTCTTCGTCGCCATCGCCTCCTCGGGCGCCGAGCCCGCCCAGCAGGGTGTCGCCTCGGCCCTCGCCTCCACCTGCCGTCAGATCGGCGGCGCCCTCGGCCTCGCCGCCCTGGTCGCGGTGGCCAACTCCCGTGCCGGGTCCGCCCCGGACACCACCGCGCTGGTCGGCGGGCTGCAGACGGCGGGCTGGGTCGCCGCCGTCGGGACGCTCGGCGGCGCCTTCATCGGGCTGGCACTGAAGAAGCAGCCCAAGCCGACCCCGGCACCCGCCACCACCGCCACCACCGCCACCGAGGAGGTGGCGACAGACCTCACCGAGGCAGCCTCACACGCAGGCTGA
- a CDS encoding ketoacyl-ACP synthase III family protein, with translation MKFGNDLRIKTVTSWFPPDHETVEDAIAAGKLSTSDAAKIGVPHLPVSTRWSGPEMALTAARDAIDRAGWSPTKVGLILHSWIYHQGHDMWSPPHYLAHELGTPEALSYGVYQGCNGGALSLQLVARHLATDPGLEAALITTGDRFEPPGFRRWVCDYGLGFGDAGTAMLVHRGDDSGSDDYALVSMATETASELELLLRHGDDFSPAPLTHNEYIDLKRPKKSYVAVHGKERFSEIAARLIRKVIVDSVHEAGLELDDPRIKYIALPRLGVSLLDSIYAPIVADVLKAEALRFGTATGHLGCGDFLANLVDLRDHALLQPGDFALVVNGGAAWTWTCAVVQVPEASV, from the coding sequence ATGAAATTCGGAAACGACCTGCGGATCAAGACCGTGACGTCGTGGTTCCCACCGGACCACGAGACCGTCGAGGACGCCATCGCCGCGGGCAAGCTGAGCACCTCGGACGCGGCCAAGATCGGCGTCCCCCACCTGCCGGTCTCCACCCGGTGGTCCGGTCCCGAGATGGCGCTGACGGCCGCCCGCGACGCGATCGACCGGGCGGGGTGGAGCCCCACCAAGGTGGGCCTGATCCTGCACTCCTGGATCTACCACCAGGGGCACGACATGTGGTCGCCGCCGCACTACCTGGCGCACGAGCTGGGCACGCCCGAGGCCCTGTCGTACGGCGTGTACCAGGGCTGCAACGGTGGTGCGCTCTCCCTCCAGCTGGTCGCGCGTCACCTGGCCACCGACCCCGGGCTGGAGGCCGCACTCATCACCACCGGCGACCGCTTCGAGCCGCCCGGCTTCCGCCGCTGGGTCTGCGACTACGGCCTGGGGTTCGGTGACGCGGGGACCGCGATGCTGGTGCACCGCGGCGACGACTCGGGATCCGACGACTACGCGCTCGTGTCCATGGCCACCGAGACCGCCTCCGAGCTGGAGCTGCTGCTGCGGCACGGCGACGACTTCAGCCCCGCGCCCCTGACGCACAACGAGTACATCGACCTGAAGCGCCCCAAGAAGTCCTACGTGGCGGTGCACGGCAAGGAGCGGTTCAGCGAGATCGCCGCCCGGCTGATCCGCAAGGTGATCGTGGACAGCGTGCACGAGGCGGGGCTGGAGCTCGACGACCCCCGGATCAAGTACATCGCCCTGCCGCGGCTCGGCGTGAGCCTGCTGGACTCCATCTACGCGCCGATCGTGGCCGACGTGCTGAAGGCCGAGGCGCTGCGTTTCGGCACGGCCACCGGCCACCTGGGGTGCGGGGACTTCCTCGCCAACCTGGTCGACCTGCGCGACCACGCCCTGCTCCAGCCGGGCGACTTCGCGCTGGTCGTCAACGGCGGGGCGGCCTGGACCTGGACCTGCGCCGTCGTGCAGGTGCCGGAGGCGAGTGTCTGA
- a CDS encoding 3-oxoacyl-ACP synthase III family protein, with protein sequence MGMGILGLGGHVPPLVIDNAQVAEWTGVDESWIVERTGILERRYREPGTTTSDLALPAAREALAALPDAQDRLGLIIVATSTPDQPQPSTGAVLQNKLGLSDVPAFDVNAVCSGFLYGLAVADSMLSARPAGLGGDHALVVGSDIYSSLMNRDDRRTVSLFGDGAGAVLVGPVPEGYGILSWRLVAHGEHRDLVEVPAGGTRAPLDAEAREAGGHLFRMRGREVRDYALGVLPKVIGEALDQAGVRQDEVDRFILHQANTRLVEACCDELGLDPARVPLTAPHFGNTAAASIPLTLRAENERRPFRRGERLLLAGVGGGMTAGAAVVRWY encoded by the coding sequence ATGGGCATGGGAATCCTCGGCCTGGGCGGCCACGTGCCGCCGCTGGTCATCGACAACGCACAGGTCGCCGAGTGGACCGGCGTGGACGAGAGCTGGATCGTGGAGCGGACCGGCATCCTGGAACGCCGTTACCGGGAGCCCGGCACCACCACCTCCGACCTCGCCCTGCCCGCCGCCCGCGAGGCACTGGCCGCCCTGCCCGACGCGCAGGACCGGCTCGGGCTGATCATCGTGGCCACCTCGACCCCCGACCAGCCGCAGCCCTCCACCGGCGCGGTCCTGCAGAACAAGCTCGGGCTGTCCGACGTCCCGGCCTTCGACGTCAACGCGGTGTGCTCCGGCTTCCTCTACGGTCTGGCGGTCGCCGACTCGATGCTGTCGGCGCGCCCGGCCGGGCTGGGCGGCGACCACGCCCTGGTGGTCGGCTCGGACATCTACTCCTCGTTGATGAACCGCGACGACCGGCGCACCGTCAGCCTGTTCGGCGACGGCGCCGGGGCGGTGCTGGTCGGCCCGGTGCCCGAGGGCTACGGCATCCTGAGCTGGCGGCTGGTCGCCCACGGCGAGCACCGCGACCTGGTCGAGGTGCCCGCGGGCGGCACCCGCGCCCCGCTGGACGCCGAGGCCCGGGAGGCCGGCGGGCACCTGTTCCGGATGCGCGGCCGCGAGGTGCGCGACTACGCGCTCGGCGTCCTCCCCAAGGTGATCGGCGAGGCCCTCGACCAGGCCGGGGTCCGGCAGGACGAGGTGGACCGCTTCATCCTGCACCAGGCCAACACCCGGCTGGTGGAAGCCTGCTGCGACGAACTCGGCCTCGACCCCGCCCGGGTTCCCCTCACCGCACCGCACTTCGGCAACACCGCCGCGGCCTCCATCCCGCTCACCCTGCGCGCGGAGAACGAGCGCCGGCCCTTCCGGCGGGGCGAGCGCCTGCTGCTGGCCGGCGTGGGCGGCGGCATGACCGCGGGGGCCGCCGTCGTCCGCTGGTACTGA
- a CDS encoding Phenylacetic acid catabolic protein translates to MQTANAAGHRGYELWDPMPDDVREGARRFASVQALNELVGVLQYVEWLDRAPGHTRRQMLMAKIQDEVGHGHAVARVAEDLGVPREQIFLDYLEGRTKLHNIFHFSFQTWEELGTGLLLTNSAAICQFQSLAKGVYLPYARALRKVEREESFHYQHALDLTHEVMTHGSAEQRQRVQDAFEVWLTRILIYLGPPDTDTLHTNRMWQVGMKPDSNDAVRQKWLNKIIPVFRKLGVHVDPALVRQAPSGEWEYAMPDWADVKKLIANGGPSSQRRLDWVRNALDRNAKYRRAMLGVA, encoded by the coding sequence ATGCAGACAGCGAATGCGGCGGGGCACCGCGGCTACGAGCTGTGGGATCCGATGCCCGACGACGTGCGGGAGGGCGCCAGGCGGTTCGCCAGCGTCCAGGCGCTCAACGAGCTGGTGGGCGTGCTGCAGTACGTCGAGTGGCTGGACCGCGCGCCCGGCCACACCAGGCGGCAGATGCTCATGGCCAAGATCCAGGACGAGGTCGGCCACGGCCACGCGGTCGCCCGGGTCGCCGAGGACCTGGGCGTGCCGCGCGAGCAGATCTTCCTCGACTACCTGGAGGGCCGTACCAAACTGCACAACATCTTCCACTTCTCCTTCCAGACCTGGGAGGAGCTCGGCACCGGGCTGCTGTTGACCAACTCGGCCGCGATCTGCCAGTTCCAGTCCCTGGCGAAGGGCGTCTACCTGCCGTACGCCCGGGCGCTGCGCAAGGTCGAGCGCGAGGAGTCCTTCCACTACCAGCACGCCCTGGACCTGACCCACGAGGTCATGACGCACGGTTCCGCCGAGCAGCGCCAACGGGTGCAGGACGCGTTCGAGGTGTGGCTGACCAGGATCCTCATCTACCTCGGGCCGCCGGACACCGACACCCTGCACACCAACCGCATGTGGCAGGTCGGCATGAAGCCGGACAGCAACGACGCGGTGCGCCAGAAGTGGCTCAACAAAATCATTCCGGTCTTCCGGAAGCTCGGCGTGCACGTGGACCCGGCGTTGGTCCGTCAGGCGCCCTCAGGCGAGTGGGAGTACGCGATGCCCGACTGGGCCGATGTGAAGAAGCTGATCGCGAACGGCGGGCCGTCCTCGCAGCGGCGACTGGACTGGGTGCGCAACGCCCTCGACCGCAACGCCAAGTACCGGCGCGCCATGCTGGGGGTGGCGTGA
- a CDS encoding Phenylacetic acid catabolic protein, whose amino-acid sequence MPHTRNDGDIYEVFAQHGSSTPLNHVGSIVSPRRDTAWHLAKETYGRRDDLVTLWVVRRADMIVPSPEDRNLLAAKTRMPHRQPGFPTARRRDRAAAAETAAEIAATASQVRDGAPYDHRDAVGGAGEAGLGDLWLALADDLFVLGNRLGARICDYIDVEEALAVGSIGQEALAHAGTILTLHGFDQLAIDAWFFDREQAQWQVSRAIERLTDWPSTVACGLVVAAAVTVLAEQTAEVGTDPALLSAIAAVREEQLVHLDHWRRWAQALTAWPETEAEFTLAYAEVTELAGDVFGGLPQGIGTGALPGGPAPAAALHERLVALVGGGPGSRLPARPQPRTAGLGGSELADSLARGRVVRDTYAAGVFS is encoded by the coding sequence ATGCCGCACACCCGGAACGACGGCGACATCTACGAGGTGTTCGCGCAGCACGGCTCCAGCACGCCCCTCAACCACGTGGGCTCGATCGTCTCGCCGCGCCGGGACACCGCCTGGCACCTGGCCAAGGAGACCTACGGGCGCCGCGACGACCTGGTCACGCTCTGGGTCGTCCGCCGCGCCGACATGATCGTCCCCAGCCCGGAGGACCGGAACCTCCTCGCCGCCAAGACCCGGATGCCGCACCGCCAGCCCGGCTTCCCCACCGCCCGCCGGCGCGACCGCGCCGCCGCCGCGGAGACCGCCGCGGAGATCGCCGCCACCGCCTCGCAGGTCCGCGACGGCGCGCCGTACGACCACCGCGACGCGGTGGGCGGGGCCGGCGAGGCCGGGCTCGGCGACCTGTGGCTGGCGCTCGCCGACGACCTGTTCGTCCTCGGCAACCGGCTCGGCGCCCGCATCTGCGACTACATCGACGTGGAGGAGGCGCTGGCGGTCGGCTCGATCGGACAGGAGGCGCTGGCGCACGCCGGGACCATCCTGACCCTGCACGGCTTCGACCAACTCGCCATCGACGCCTGGTTCTTCGACCGCGAGCAGGCGCAGTGGCAGGTGTCGCGCGCCATCGAGCGGCTCACCGACTGGCCGTCCACCGTGGCCTGCGGCCTGGTCGTCGCCGCGGCCGTCACCGTGCTCGCCGAGCAGACCGCGGAGGTCGGCACCGACCCGGCGCTGCTGTCGGCGATCGCCGCCGTCCGCGAGGAGCAGCTGGTCCACCTGGACCACTGGCGGCGGTGGGCGCAGGCGCTGACCGCCTGGCCCGAGACCGAGGCGGAGTTCACCCTGGCCTACGCCGAGGTGACCGAGCTCGCCGGCGACGTGTTCGGCGGCCTTCCGCAGGGGATCGGGACGGGCGCGCTGCCCGGCGGTCCGGCTCCGGCCGCGGCCCTGCACGAGCGTCTGGTCGCGCTGGTCGGCGGCGGCCCCGGGTCGCGCCTGCCGGCCCGCCCGCAGCCGCGGACCGCCGGGCTGGGCGGCAGCGAACTGGCCGACTCCCTCGCCCGCGGCCGCGTGGTCCGCGACACCTACGCGGCGGGGGTGTTCAGTTGA
- a CDS encoding PaaD-like zinc ribbon domain-containing protein codes for MSTDQLPGQRTDQRTDELADRLADVVGGVFDPEIDVTLRQLGVLRSVSLTEDRIQVNLAPTRLGCPGLGEIARRVRTALDEAAPGSEVEIVWERGAWEPSAVTPAGRNVLRMAGYRVAGAAPRCPYCGGEDVQRAGRFGGSVCKVPYDCRGCGSLFDVIGTAGCSAAHATSHSRQGGS; via the coding sequence TTGAGCACCGACCAACTCCCCGGCCAGCGCACCGACCAGCGCACCGACGAGCTCGCCGACCGGCTCGCCGACGTGGTCGGCGGGGTCTTCGACCCGGAGATCGACGTGACTTTGCGTCAACTCGGCGTGCTGCGCTCGGTGTCGCTGACCGAGGACCGGATCCAGGTCAACCTGGCCCCCACCCGGCTGGGCTGCCCCGGTCTCGGCGAGATCGCCCGACGCGTGCGCACCGCGCTCGACGAGGCGGCTCCGGGCAGCGAGGTCGAGATCGTGTGGGAGCGCGGCGCCTGGGAGCCGTCCGCGGTGACCCCGGCCGGGCGGAACGTGCTGCGGATGGCCGGCTACCGCGTGGCCGGCGCCGCTCCCCGGTGCCCGTACTGCGGCGGCGAGGACGTCCAGCGGGCCGGCCGCTTCGGCGGCTCGGTCTGCAAGGTGCCCTACGACTGCCGCGGCTGCGGCTCGCTCTTCGACGTGATCGGTACGGCCGGCTGCTCAGCCGCGCACGCTACGTCCCACTCCAGGCAGGGAGGATCATGA
- a CDS encoding SDR family NAD(P)-dependent oxidoreductase, with amino-acid sequence MMRLSGKTAVITGGTRGLGRAIAERYLLEGAQVVCAARNPYDIKEVFDLAPGRGAYVETDVTSEASVAALMTEAAERFGGIDILVANAGVSRDGKVDRLAVDDWQDMVSTNLTGVFLCTRAAVPYLERSTTPRIINVSSSMATRVAIGAAGYCATKAAVEMFTKVSAIELARRGILVNSLAPGILDEGMGQELTANERVWEHYKTRLSLGRAGGADEAADAAVFLAGPESTYVNGHILEVNGGLLWS; translated from the coding sequence ATGATGAGGCTCAGCGGAAAGACCGCCGTGATCACCGGAGGCACCCGGGGGCTCGGCCGGGCGATCGCGGAACGCTACCTGCTGGAGGGCGCGCAGGTGGTCTGCGCCGCCCGCAACCCCTATGACATCAAGGAGGTCTTCGACCTCGCCCCCGGCCGCGGCGCCTACGTCGAGACCGACGTCACCAGCGAGGCCTCGGTCGCCGCGCTGATGACCGAGGCCGCCGAACGCTTCGGGGGCATCGACATCCTGGTGGCCAACGCCGGGGTGAGCCGGGACGGAAAGGTGGACCGGCTGGCGGTCGACGACTGGCAGGACATGGTGTCCACCAACCTGACCGGGGTCTTCCTCTGCACCCGGGCCGCCGTCCCCTACCTGGAGCGCAGCACCACCCCCCGGATCATCAACGTCTCCTCCAGCATGGCGACCCGGGTCGCCATCGGCGCCGCCGGGTACTGCGCCACCAAGGCTGCGGTGGAGATGTTCACCAAGGTCAGCGCGATCGAGCTGGCCCGCCGCGGCATCCTGGTCAACTCCCTGGCCCCGGGCATCCTCGACGAGGGGATGGGCCAGGAGCTCACCGCCAACGAGCGGGTCTGGGAGCACTACAAGACCAGGCTGTCGCTCGGCCGGGCCGGCGGCGCCGACGAGGCCGCCGACGCGGCGGTCTTCCTGGCCGGCCCCGAGTCCACCTATGTCAACGGCCACATCCTGGAAGTCAACGGAGGTCTGCTGTGGTCGTGA
- a CDS encoding enoyl-CoA hydratase/isomerase family protein: MTTAPAVGHPTARLDIDGAVGVLRLERPPLNVLDRAGQSALRLAAEQAAADPRVRAVVVYGGPKAFSAGADIKEMATMTHAEMVGHAAVLQAAFDAVANIPKPVVAAINGPALGGGCELALTADARICGTEARIGLPEILLGVIPGAGGTQRLPRLIGPSRAKELIFTGRQVGAQEALEIGLVDQVTETDRVLEAALQWARRFETGPALALHAAKTAVDGGLATDLGAGLAIERSVFAALFATEDRLTGMRRFAADGPGRATFNGR, from the coding sequence GTGACGACCGCCCCCGCGGTGGGACACCCCACCGCCCGGCTGGACATCGACGGAGCGGTCGGCGTCCTGCGCCTGGAGCGCCCGCCGCTCAACGTGCTCGACCGTGCGGGACAGTCCGCGCTGCGCCTGGCCGCCGAGCAGGCCGCGGCCGACCCGCGGGTGCGCGCGGTGGTCGTGTACGGCGGCCCCAAGGCCTTCTCGGCGGGGGCCGACATCAAGGAAATGGCCACCATGACGCACGCCGAGATGGTCGGGCACGCCGCCGTGCTGCAGGCCGCCTTCGACGCGGTGGCGAACATCCCCAAGCCGGTGGTCGCCGCCATCAACGGCCCTGCCCTGGGCGGTGGTTGCGAGCTGGCCCTGACCGCCGACGCCCGCATCTGCGGCACCGAGGCCCGCATCGGGCTCCCCGAGATCCTGCTCGGCGTCATCCCGGGAGCCGGCGGCACCCAGCGGCTGCCCCGGCTGATCGGCCCGTCCAGGGCCAAGGAGCTGATCTTCACCGGCCGGCAGGTCGGAGCGCAGGAGGCCCTGGAGATCGGCCTGGTGGACCAGGTCACCGAGACCGACCGGGTGCTGGAGGCCGCGCTGCAGTGGGCGCGGCGCTTCGAGACCGGCCCCGCGCTCGCCCTGCACGCCGCCAAGACCGCCGTCGACGGAGGCCTGGCGACCGACCTGGGCGCCGGGCTGGCCATCGAACGGTCCGTGTTCGCCGCACTGTTCGCCACCGAGGACCGGTTGACCGGCATGCGGCGCTTCGCCGCCGACGGGCCCGGCCGCGCGACCTTCAACGGGAGGTAA
- a CDS encoding AMP-binding protein has product MTMGTATEEFRRARNHLLASYGDLPRARAFPRPRIGETFNWVADWFDAIAEGNDATALRVVDLDKEGALLADTALSFAELAERSRRVAGWLRSAGVRRGDRIMLMLPNRVELWESVLAAFRLGCTVIPTAVQLTPADLADRLERGEVKHVVAESGLTPKLAELPGDWTRIAVGAPVAGWQDYGQAYAAEPLLEVERTGPEDLSLIYFTSGTTSLPKMVGHTSVSYPVGHLSTMYWLGLRPGDVHLNISSPGWGKWAWSNLFSPWNAEATVMIVNQPRFTARPLLEMMSRCAVTSFCAPPTVWRSLIREDLTRLPMALREAVAAGEPLNSEVVRRIREAWGVTVRDGYGQTETTASIGNPPGQPDNADGTLGWALPGYEVTLLDPRTGTPVEGSPAEGEVCLRLADQPLGLMTAYLGNAEATARSMRDGYYHTGDIASRDVEGRYTYVGRGDDVFKASDYRISPFELESVLMQHPAVLDAAVVPSPEPLRLAVPKAYVALAAGYLPEAETAQLLLAHAREHLAPYKRIRRIEFTELPKTTVSNKTQRAELRRREQERSSRSAQEWWEEDFQS; this is encoded by the coding sequence ATCACCATGGGTACAGCGACCGAGGAGTTCCGGCGCGCCCGCAACCACCTGCTGGCCTCCTACGGGGACCTGCCGCGGGCCCGGGCATTTCCGAGGCCACGGATCGGGGAGACCTTCAACTGGGTCGCCGACTGGTTCGACGCCATCGCCGAGGGCAACGACGCCACCGCGCTGCGCGTGGTCGACCTGGACAAGGAGGGTGCGCTCCTCGCCGACACCGCACTGAGCTTCGCCGAACTGGCCGAGCGCTCACGGCGGGTCGCCGGATGGCTGCGGTCGGCCGGCGTCCGGCGCGGGGACCGCATCATGCTGATGCTCCCCAACCGGGTGGAGCTCTGGGAGTCCGTGCTGGCCGCGTTCCGGCTGGGCTGCACGGTGATCCCGACCGCCGTCCAGCTCACCCCCGCCGACCTGGCCGACCGGCTGGAACGCGGCGAGGTGAAGCACGTCGTCGCCGAGTCCGGCCTCACCCCCAAGCTGGCGGAGCTGCCCGGCGACTGGACGCGCATCGCCGTCGGCGCGCCGGTTGCGGGCTGGCAGGACTACGGGCAGGCCTACGCCGCCGAGCCGCTGCTGGAGGTCGAGCGGACCGGGCCCGAGGACCTGTCGCTCATCTACTTCACCTCGGGCACGACCTCGCTGCCCAAGATGGTCGGGCACACCAGCGTGAGCTACCCGGTCGGCCACCTGTCGACCATGTACTGGCTCGGCCTGCGCCCCGGCGACGTGCACCTGAACATCTCCTCGCCCGGCTGGGGCAAGTGGGCGTGGAGCAACCTGTTCTCGCCCTGGAACGCCGAGGCGACGGTCATGATCGTCAATCAGCCGAGGTTCACCGCGCGTCCGCTGCTGGAGATGATGTCGCGCTGTGCGGTGACCTCCTTCTGTGCGCCGCCGACCGTCTGGCGCAGCCTGATCCGCGAGGACCTCACCCGGCTGCCGATGGCGCTGCGCGAGGCGGTGGCCGCCGGTGAACCGCTGAACTCGGAGGTGGTGCGCCGGATCCGCGAGGCGTGGGGGGTCACGGTCCGGGACGGCTACGGGCAGACCGAGACCACCGCCTCGATCGGGAACCCGCCGGGGCAGCCGGACAACGCCGACGGGACACTGGGCTGGGCGCTGCCCGGCTACGAGGTGACGCTGCTGGACCCGCGCACCGGCACCCCCGTCGAGGGCTCCCCCGCGGAGGGCGAGGTCTGCCTGCGCCTGGCCGACCAGCCGCTCGGTCTGATGACCGCCTACCTGGGCAACGCCGAGGCGACCGCCCGCAGCATGCGCGACGGCTACTACCACACCGGCGACATCGCCTCCCGGGACGTCGAGGGCCGCTACACCTACGTGGGGCGTGGCGACGACGTCTTCAAGGCGTCCGACTACCGGATCTCCCCGTTCGAACTGGAGAGCGTACTGATGCAGCACCCGGCCGTCCTGGACGCCGCCGTGGTGCCCTCCCCCGAACCGCTGCGACTGGCCGTGCCCAAGGCGTACGTGGCGCTCGCCGCCGGCTACCTGCCGGAGGCCGAGACCGCCCAGCTCCTCCTCGCGCACGCCCGCGAACACCTCGCGCCGTACAAGCGCATACGCCGCATCGAGTTCACCGAGCTGCCCAAGACCACCGTCTCCAACAAGACCCAGCGCGCCGAGCTGCGCCGACGGGAGCAGGAGCGGAGTTCGCGGTCGGCCCAGGAGTGGTGGGAGGAGGACTTCCAGAGTTAG
- a CDS encoding MFS transporter: MSSLIGNSIEFYEFLIYGSFSSLYFNKLFFPSFDPMTGTLLSLSTFAVAFVGRPLGAVVFGHFGDRIGRKATLVTTLVLMGGATVLIGLLPTYGTIGVAAPVLLTVLRFVQGFSVGGESSGGFLMALESAQPNRRGLLTGIVGTGNAWGLLLANGVLLLVTLLPDRQVLAWGWRLPFLLSAVLVAVALQVRLRIAETPNSSSRRPRVRSGPGPRSKSCPATA, encoded by the coding sequence GTGAGCAGCCTCATCGGGAACAGCATCGAGTTCTACGAGTTCCTCATCTACGGTTCGTTCTCCTCGCTCTACTTCAACAAGCTCTTCTTCCCCTCGTTCGACCCCATGACCGGCACCCTGCTGTCGCTGTCGACCTTCGCGGTCGCCTTCGTGGGCAGGCCGCTCGGCGCCGTCGTCTTCGGACACTTCGGGGACCGGATCGGCCGCAAGGCCACCCTGGTCACCACGCTCGTCCTGATGGGCGGCGCAACCGTCCTGATCGGCCTGCTCCCCACCTACGGGACGATCGGCGTCGCCGCCCCGGTCCTGCTGACGGTCCTGCGGTTCGTCCAGGGCTTCTCGGTCGGCGGGGAGTCCAGCGGCGGCTTCCTGATGGCGTTGGAGAGCGCGCAGCCGAACCGACGGGGCCTGCTCACCGGCATCGTCGGCACCGGCAACGCCTGGGGCCTGCTGCTGGCCAACGGCGTGCTCCTGCTCGTCACCCTGCTCCCGGACCGGCAGGTGCTGGCCTGGGGCTGGCGGCTGCCGTTCCTCCTCAGCGCCGTGCTCGTGGCCGTGGCGCTCCAGGTCCGGCTGCGGATCGCGGAGACCCCGAATTCCAGCAGTCGAAGGCCGAGGGTGCGGTCAGGACCAGGCCCGCGCTCGAAGTCCTGTCCCGCTACGGCCTGA
- a CDS encoding MFS transporter — MFYLGSVFSLKYGATVHVSHDVMLELLVVSCVFLIVAMPFFGWLGDRHSRKAVFVGGIVVMTVAPFAWFPLLDTGSFPLMALGFVLLFTGFAANYGAQAAFLPQLFPTVVRYSGMSISYNVGGLLGGAVSPIVATSLLSSYHSWKPIAVYMAAAGVIGLVASAFLREYSERTVARPAVETPATAASPEIATAGI; from the coding sequence GTGTTCTACCTCGGGTCGGTGTTCTCGCTCAAGTACGGTGCGACCGTCCACGTGAGCCACGACGTCATGCTGGAACTGCTCGTCGTGTCCTGCGTGTTCCTGATCGTCGCCATGCCGTTCTTCGGCTGGCTGGGCGACCGCCACAGCCGCAAGGCGGTCTTCGTCGGCGGCATCGTCGTGATGACGGTGGCCCCGTTCGCCTGGTTCCCGCTGCTCGACACCGGGTCCTTCCCGCTGATGGCCCTCGGCTTCGTGCTGCTGTTCACCGGCTTCGCCGCCAACTACGGCGCCCAGGCGGCGTTCCTGCCGCAGCTGTTCCCCACGGTGGTGCGGTACTCCGGCATGTCCATCAGCTACAACGTGGGCGGACTGCTCGGTGGCGCCGTCAGCCCCATCGTCGCGACCTCGCTGCTGAGCAGCTACCACAGCTGGAAGCCGATCGCCGTCTACATGGCGGCCGCGGGCGTGATCGGCCTGGTCGCCTCGGCCTTCCTGCGGGAGTACTCCGAGCGCACGGTCGCCCGGCCCGCCGTCGAGACGCCGGCCACCGCCGCGTCCCCCGAGATCGCCACCGCCGGGATCTGA